Genomic DNA from Manihot esculenta cultivar AM560-2 chromosome 15, M.esculenta_v8, whole genome shotgun sequence:
ATCCTTGTGCAGAACGCTCTGCGCCTCTATACCAGGGGAAATGCCAGATTTCTTAGGTGCCTCTCCACAGCTGAATTAGCTCTATATATAGATTCTAGTTCTTTCCAGATGGCAATGATCTTGTGTATTCTGGCCCTTGTATTTTCCTCTGACAAACTAACCATCTTGCGTTTCATACCAGCTGCCTCTTTGTAGAACCTTCTCCTTCCATTCTTCTCTTTTCTATTCTGGGCTCTTTTTTACtcttttttaatatactttCAGTTGTTATGGGCCGCGGCTTCTCTTCCTGGCTCTTTGGCTGAGTACCTAATAGTATCAGGATGTAAAATTCTTCCTCTCCCCGGGCTCCTCTCTTTTAcagccttttcttttccttcatttTATGTGTTTTTCATGAAGAAAATCCCTTTCTTACAACTTTGTTGCTGATTTTGACGTCTTGTCTAATCTGTTAAGCTTGTTAGGTAGGATTATTCTAGGTAGACCATTGCTGCTATATTTTGTCAGAGTGTCAGAGTGTTCTGTGTCATTTTGTAGGACGGTAATGAAGTTTTCTTCAGGATTAAGAGAAGCACACAATTGAAAAAACTTATGAATGCATACTGTGATAGACAGTCGGTGGAGATGAATTCTATTGCATTTCTTTTTGATGGCCGTCGTCTTCGTGGAGAGCAGACTCCAGATGAggtctctctctgtctctctctctctcaatttATTTGGGCACACTATCATCTAAGTTTCTTATGTCTAACATGTCTAATTTTTTGGTTGCTATAGTTGGAAATGGAGGATGGAGATGAGATAGATGCAATGCTGCACCAAACAGGTGGTGCAATTGCCTGATGCCtgggtttgatgtgttattaATGTATTAGGGATAAAATATTTGTATCATGACTTAGGGTCTCTGGATAACAATGGCTAGAGTTATCAATTTCTCTGGCAGTCCATCCTTTCTGGACATAGTTTGCTGTATAGCTTGGAGTTTGGCTCGCTTGCTTTAAAATTGTCTGTTTGAGGCATTTGAATGTGCTATTCCAAGTATTTGTTTACAAAGTTAAATCGTTGCTTTAGTTTTAGGCTCTGAAGTTTTTTGCAGATAGTATGAACCTTGTCCTTGGTGGGTCAGTTGCATGGGATGTTCTCTCTTCCCCATTCTTCCCtttcaaaatttctttttttctgaaaatttaaaattttgaagcaGAGCCAGAGGGCACTAAACACCAACATAAGTCGAAACTATTAGAACAGTGAATTCTTTTAATTCGACGAATGCTTTTTACTGTCCCAGAGTTGATTGAACCCCTTCATTTTTGTTATCTTCTAACGAGTATACGCTTGCGAGTGGAGCTTATGAGTTATGATATTAAACATTAGTAATACAATATGATCACCAATAGTTTGTAAAATCAACGGTGTGAAGCTAACTCTAAGCCATCTTTATTTAAAGCTTGAATATTTGAGTCTAATTTGTTTATGCCACATGGTTAAAATCAATATGTATATAAGATTAAACTAGGAACGTTGAAATCGCAGGTTTCCTTATTCCTGTCTCTGTATTTGTAGGAAGTTTTTGAAAGCATTTTACTTGTTCTGTCTGTTATAGTAAGGTTCTTCCAAATTTTggggtatttttataattaatcatATGCTGATgtattcttttcaaaatattAGTGAAGGatatcataaataaatattgtttatagtaccaatttaattttagaatctTACAAATTGAAGAACAATTTAACGCGgcaaagttaaattaattaatcttcTAGCAGTAAACCCTCTTATTTCAATCAGTTGAtacttcaaaatttaatttaattttatgtgaaaataatattttataatattatataattaataaatattgataatttttaaactcctttttaatataaaatttatatcataatatatattgcaagatattattttaatataaaattaaatttatatcttaaagtttaaattttaaaataaaaaaataggtgaaattataatcttttttaaataataactcAATTAATCCTCTTCCTGAAATTTTTATTTcgcttaaaaaaatatataaaaaatatcagacttaatttataaaaattaattataaatatgagaGCTTTTTAAGTATATGCAATCCATTGTTGTGTTTATCGGATACTACCTTATAGGaacatttattattaaaataattaaaacagtattaaattatttttaaataattaattatattaatcacTTTTTTACAATGCTATTATTTTCAAACATATTTCATTCATACAAGATAATTcgactttaaaataaataaataaaaattattttaaaatttattaaattagggtaaatattaatttaaatcaataaaaaagtatttagtgaaatataaaaattacatgAGAATGACatagtaaaatatataagtTACAAATTTAGTGTTGGAGGTAGATTGATCCGTAGCTTTTCTAGTTTGAATACATTTTCTTGCTCTGTATTATTTTCCACTAACTGTTGTTAGAAGTAGGCCTCTAAAAGCATTATAAACATGCTTACCATTGTTTGTGAACTGCATTGTATTTTGGAAGGAAACTTTTCTTAGTTTAGTTTTTTACTTTGGGCATTTCTGCGTCACATTTAAGCTTATCTGGTTTGTGCCTGTTTATCAGCCTCCATTTTTTGCATACAACTTGATGACCATCAGTAATCTTCATATGCTAAATAATTTTCAACACAGTTTCACATAAACACAAAGGAAAGCCCACAAACTTATTTGATAAACACCTTATTTTTACTGAACATGCAAAGATTCAGAATTATACATAATATTAAAGCTACAAGCAAATGAATGGTAAAGCACCATTGCTGGAAACGACCCAAAAAGAAGTGAACGAAGATTCCAGTTAAAAGCAAGAAAGTTTTGCAGACAAATAAGAAgacaaaaaatttatcaatttaattcaaatatgaTAATATCCTAAGGTGTTCAGAACATGCTCAGAAGTTTAGTGCGCAAGAAGAAACACTACAAGTTGTGGGGTTAAACCATGAAACTGTCAATTatgatcaaaataaaacaatCCCCAAGTTTTCTCATTTGTATGGCTAAAGCTTGAAAATTAGAAGATTTTTAGTTACAGCTTTTTTCCTACCCATTCATTGCTGAAGTAACTcactgtgtgtgtgtgtgtgtgagagagagagagagagggggtgGGGCGCTAGTAGCAATAGCTTTTATCATTGTGAATGTAATCAAGGAGGAGGATGGCGATATCGGTAGATCTTTGGATGTGAGAACACCAGAACTCTGGCCACTGCAAGGATGAGCATGGAGGATGACTGTGACATTGGGAAAATTTGGAAGTTTGAATGAATTACAGAAGATGAGTTTAGGATGGAAACAGAGATTGAAACTTGAGAGTTGAGAGTAAGAAACTGAGAACGGAAGAGAGCAGTGGATAGAAGAGAGGAGAGGTGAGAGGGTGGCATCAGTCGTTGGGCCTTGCTCAGTGAGAACTGGCTAAGGAGTTTAATAGgcaggcaaaaaaaaaaagtaactttAGCATCACGTATAGGGTCAGTTTGATTTTCCAGtttttttaactcaaaataACTGAACTAAACCAAACCaatataatcataaaaataataagaaaaaagaacTGATGCCAACTAAATATgagttgattaatttttttaatattttgctACTTTTTGTTTATGTGGTTTATGTCTCTATTTTGAGCTTCACACTGGGaatattttatctttattatGCAAATTACatgtatgattttttaaaaaaaataatttgtcacTTCTGATGGATAGGTGTATTGACCTGTTCAAATCTTATGGTGTTTTAGACATGGACAGGCTGATTGGCTTCATTTTGTAGGATGGTAATGAAGTATTCTTCAGGATTAAGAGAAGCACTCAATTGAAGAAGCTCATGAATGCTTACTGTGATCGTCAGTCAGTGGAGCTCAGCTCTattgcatttttattttatggtcGTAGGCTTCGCGGGGATCAGACTCCAGATGAGgtcgctctctctctctcaaaaaaaaaaaaaaaatagtgttaTTAATTGTGTAGGGCACACTACTGTTTAAGTTCATTGTTTCTAATATTTTGTTGCTACAGTTGGAAATGGAGATAGATGCGATGCTGCACCAAACAGGCGGTTCTATTTCTTAATGTATTAGTTTGTTGAGTGTTAATTTTCATAGgggaaaaatattattaattgctAAGAAAAAACTTCGATTATCATACATTTCCTCCAAAGCCCAAATTGCCAAACACTTTGACAAAACTTAATTATTGCCATCATAATCTTCGTAATTTGTTACTAATCCGTCCAACTCTTGATTGGGATTGGGTGTGGTAAGTATTATCAATCGTAAAGATTATAGCTATCCTTTAATGAGATATAATAAGATTAAGATTGATATAATTAGATTATATATCAAGGTTTATCATATACCACTTTGGAATACTATAAATACTTTGTACATATTGTGATTAAATCTATACAAAAGACCACTGGCTTTATACCctcaacaaataaataaataataaataaacaattgAAAATTCtagaaaatttcatatttaatcacattttattgatatatatatagctGACGTGtaaaagattttttaatttttatttatatgttaacatctattttaaatttaatttttatttaaaaaataaactcttATACaacaaaatttactatttaatttttttattttaaaaaacatattaaaatatctttaatattttaaaaagtttatgaattaatttttttgttaattttatttattaaatattgtaaaagaaaattaaaatatttcttatacaaaaaataattaataaactttttaaaaatttaaaaataaataattatttttatataaaaaatcatcTTGTAgtcttaaattaaataatataaaaactttaacatatGAGTTTTATGATTTAATATTATAGAATTACAATCgtaaaattactattttttaaattagaaattgtaataaaattttttggtaCAAATTACATtcactattaaaataatattttaaatattaattgttatacaaattaaatactaaattttaattattatatttatctaaaaAGTAAACTATCTTGTTTAAacgttaattatattatttcaacTAATTTATCTTCACATTagtgttaattatattatttcaattaatttattttaatatatacatatatttatctaatattctaatattatttattgattaaatttgaatttaatcaaaattatttaatatttgaattaataataaatttatgatatttgataatatttttataaattattttaatatcaactaatcaaaattttaaaacttattacCTATTATTTATTAACTCAAATCGAAATTAATTGATGCTGCATCGAGTTGTCACCTATTTCGATTTTTTCAGAATCTTCGATAAAACAGTTTTTCAGAATCTTCGATAAAACagttttttaattcttatttagaattataatttaaaatatactatAAAATAATCCGTTCGAGTTCTTGAATTAAGGCTTTTGTTATTAGGCTTTTTAgactttatttttctaatataatcactatttattaatataattattttaatatttttattaaaattgaattatcaTTATTGTATGATTAAACTATATTATCATTTACCATCcctctaattatttttttaatttaaatttattatctaataatttaatattatgagaattaaatttattttaataatattatctcaattctgatttttttattaatgtataTAACCAAAATCCAAATattcatttataataaatattaattttggctttgaaatttaaatataattattaataattaaaagaaaaagatattacctaataattttatattatcaaattatttattcaatttttaatttaaaatttaaataaatttgttaataattagaaaaacactgattatctaataattttatattatcaaaatttttgttttacctttttttaaagaattatttaatatttaaatgttattttaataattttatcttaaaaatttatgttttaGCATTTATGAATAtctaaaacttatttttttttaatttaaataataaaattattatccatttaaaatttcaaattcaattataaataattaacaaatttaGAGGTATATTTGAAAATCCATATATTCCTTCATCTTCCATTTTTATCTATAGTATAAATATACAAtcataatttgtttttttttaattataataaaattaattttatatattctcaCAAccactaaattttaattttaaattaattgagattgattttatagtgtttttttccttcatttctgttataaataactttttaaaacttaaataataaaaacttacTTGAAAATAATATGCTTAAAAAGAAAGCTTGAACGATTACAAATCAATagttacattaaaaaaattttatgtataaattttaaaaattgtctGTGTATGCATTCATCCATTTAATAAATAGATAAGCAAATTTACCTTGAACACGTCATTTCATTTTTGTTTTCCCTACTTTATAGTTGGGGACAATTTTGGCATTTTCACTGAATACATAATATActcattaaaattaaagtggatacatcttaaaatttaaattaataatattttattggcaTGTTATTCATACACCAAAAGTTTTTTTCTCATGAGCAATCAGTCATGAGCTTTAGACCAATCAACTCAGTTATCAATTAGACCAATCAACTCATCCCACGACAACAAGTTTCATAAACACGACCACAGGTAATCAGTCATGAGCTTTAGACAGCCAGCAACCCCTTGCGCCTAAAACGTATATATAAAGATGGAAGCAAAGCAAACAGAATATATGAATAAAGGCTTCAAGGAGAAAAGGGAGCCCAACTAAGCATGGAGGACAACCACAAGAAGCAACAAAAATTCCTTCTCTTCTTCAGCTTCGCCGCAGTTTTATTACCCGTATGCCAATCTTTCAACTACACCGAAGCTCTTTCCAAGAGTCTACTCTATTTTGAATCCCAACGCTCCGGCCGCTTACCTTACAACCAAAGAGTCACTTGGCGCCACCATTCTGCCCTCACCGATGGCCTTGAACAAGGAGTAAGTGTGTTCATTCTCCGCCGACGACTCTATTGCCGTCTGTATTAATTTTGACGGATAATTGATATTGTTGTTCTTTTATATTTGAAGGTGGACTTGGTTGGAGGCTACTACGATGCAGGCGATAACGTCAAGTTTGGTCTGCCAATGGCCTTCACCGTCACAATGCTCGCCTGGGGTGTTATCCAATACGAAAAACAAATGTCTGACGCCGGCGAGTACCAGCATGCCCTTGAAGCTATCAAGTGGGGAACGGATTATTTCATCAAGGCACACACGCAACCAAATGTATTGTGGGTTCAGGTAACGCATTATTCATGTGGCATTTCCAGTCGCATTGCCATTGTTGATAGCGCGTGGGATATATATCGCATTTTGAACTACATTATTACAATTCGACATTTTCAGGTAGGTGATGGCTACACCGATCATTACTGTTGGCAACGGCCAGAAGACATGACGACATCTCGGCAAGCCTACAAGGTGGATGAGAAAAACCCAGGATCAGATGTCGCCGGAGAGACGGCGGCGGCACTGGCAGCAGCATCAATCGTGTTCAGGAGAACAAACCCACATTATTCCTACCTACTATTGCATCATGCAAAAGAAGTAAGTTAATAACGTTGTTAACATGTTAATACAAGGTAGGTAGGCTATTCACCAAAGTTCTCCATACAAGCCATATAATTAGAGAACTGGTTTAACTAATCCcagattaaaaatttttaaaaattggctTTTCAAGTAAATGAGttgaatcaatttttaaaaagggTTGGTGGGTTGTGATGCAGTTGTTCGAGTTTGGGGACAAGCATAGGGGAAAATATGATGAGAGTGTGAAAGCAGTGAAAGGGTACTATCCGTCGGTGAGTGGGTATAAGGATGAGTTGTTATGGGCTGCCTTGTGGCTACACAAAGCCACCGACAACGAGGCTTATTTGATGTATGTGTTGGAGAATGGCTATGGATTTGGTGGGATCACTTGGGCCATCTCTGAGTTTAGCTGGGATGTCAAGTATGCTGGTGTTCAGCTCATTGCTTCTATGGTAtaactttataaatttaaaatcttgaaAATACCTTGTTTCCATCATTATCCTTTAGTGTAATCCTTGAAATGAGGCGAGGGAAGATTCAAAGATTTGCTCTCTAACTAGCGTTTCTTGATAATTTATTGCAGCTGTTAAGGGATGAGAGGCAGAGAAAACACAAGCTCATATTACAAAAATACCGTTCAAAAGCAGAGCATTATCTCTGTTCTTGCCTTCACAAAAACAATGCGACTAATGTGGAACGCACCCCAGGAGGCTTACTACACATCCGCAAGTGGAACAATCTCCAATACGTATCCACGGCTGCATTTCTACTCACGGTTTACTCTGATTACCTGGACGCATCAAATCAGCGGCTTAAATGCGATCAGGGCATGTTGACCCCACAAGAAATTTTCAGTTTCGCAAAATCACAAGTAGATTACATATTGGGTAATAATCCAATGGGCATGAGCTACTTAGTTGGGTACGGTTTGAGGTACCCTTTAAAGGTCCACCATAGAGGAGCATCCATTGAATCATATAGAGGGAACAAGGGTTTTATTGGGTGCACACAAGGTTACGATCTTTGGTACAGCCGgcaagatccaaaccctaatgTTATTGTGGGGGCCATAGTGGGTGGGCCCAATAACAAAGATGAGTTTTGGGATGAGAGAGAAAATTACATGCAAACAGAGGCCTGCACTTACAATACTGCAACTCTTGTTGGGGTTTTTGCTAAATTGCATAGATTCGAAGAGGAAGATTTGTAAGCTGATCCATCATCAGTTTGCGTCGAGCTCTAGCTAACAGAAACTTCATTAAAATTCTTCGGCCACAGAGAGTATATGAAATATATTAGCGAGATTTGGTTTTGAAGAACCAGTTCACCTACCACATAaagatttataaatttatttttcctgtAAAATGTAAGCTAAAATCCCTCCCCCCTACAATTGCATttgttaatgaatttttttgttACATTGTGATTATTGATTTACAGCTCATGCAAAACCAAAAGAAACTTAATAAATAAATGCATGAATTTTGGTTGTCCAAAGTATTTCCAAATCCAGCCCCTTGCCATTGCCTGACTGCTGAAAACTGCAAGATCATAAAATTCAATGTTGTACTCTTACGTAATTACTCTTTTGGAAAAGCTTGACCTTAGCATTTCAGTGAAGAACTAACTCTATCCTCAGATGAGTCACAgattcattttctttaaaacaataattttataattcaattgaaTGTCAAGCTCCTAATAATATCTACAGTAAGTTGTAATTTATAAGAGTATACATCTACATCTGAAATTGAAGTCGTAATTAATTTGAGAAAGTAACTTTATATAATACCTCAATTTGAGAGATAACttgttaatatttaatttaatttaatctagATGAATGTTTAATAATTAAGTACAATAGATTTTACTCTCTAAGCTCTTattgagttttaattttaattgaaattaaacgaattaaaaaataattaatttaaaaatattatctaaaATCCGAAAGGCAGCAAGGGTCTCTCTGTTGGCTGTTATTCTCCTTACTGTTGGGCAAATTATAtcattcatttctcaattttatGAGTAATTTTACAttcgttttttaattttattttgccaATAAAATatcctaaaaatttaaaactaatttgATATTCGTCTCTTAACCTTATTTTGTTGTCAATATATCCCTCATTTTATATTTCTTTATCAACTTCATTTTGTCACCAAAACATCTCTAAACTTTAAGAATAATTTGTTCATCCCTCAGTTTCATTTTCTTTCCAAAAtactttttaactttaattttatctaaacaAAAGTTTCTCTCGCATGcaataatagatttttgaattaaaaataatgatattatctttttttttattttttattgatgttGTATAATATACGTCCAAAGAAAACCGTGAATTAGTAACACAAAATAAGAGTCACGAGATAAGGATCTGACGAGTGGAAAACGCAGTCTCACTATAAGAGAAGGAGACCCAAACACTTTGACACTCAGAATATCGTTAAGACTCACTCCTGAATAAGACGAATTTTGATATAGAATTACCGTTATTAGACACATTCACCGTTATTAGACACATTCCCATTTTGTCAGAGATCGCAGGACTACCAACTTAATTGACTAACGATGTTCATTGTAAAGCAACCGGTCACATCACCGCCGGATTTTCAGAAAACACTAAATTTATCTTCATTCTCTCACggtataaaaggagaacgatCTCCTTTTGTCAGAGATCGCAGAATTACCAACTTAATTGACTAACGATGTTCATTGTAAAGCAGCCGGTCACATCACTTCCGGATTTTCAGAAAACACTAAATTTATCTTCATCCTCTCAAGGTATAAAAAGGAGAACGATCTCAAAGGCAAATGTATACTATTCTTTAACACAAAAGTTATAAGTAATTCATTGCATTCTCTTCTTGTCACGATACTGACTTGAACGTTGGAGTGGCTGtcgtgggcacccaccaccacctcacacTTTCTTCCTTATAGGTTCTAGCCAATCACAGCTCAATTTCATTTTGGACACATTATCAATCTAATCTcaacaatatcatttggttctgcTGCCGAGAGATCTATTGAATCCCCTTCATTCATTTCGATTACGATCaattttctatttctttctcttctctcaCTCTCAAAATGGTCGGTACCCCTACAGCCACAGCTAATGTTGCTACCAACGAATGAGTCATCATtttctctgtaatacccggctagatttcggcatcggaatccctacttttcggcggaatctccgttggaatctagaagtTGGATGTCGGAAGGTTCtcgaagggtaagagaaaggttggCTAAAATCGTTTTAAGTGTTTTGAGGTTTTGAAAGAGAAAGGACGTGAGTTGTGAAAAGGAAAGACCAAGGGAacaagtgcaggttcggccgccgaaagtaatgtTCGGCCCAAGTTTAATCCGAAGTATCAACACACAATTTGCTACAATATTCAAATCTAGATTTAACATTTGCATACCTCCAAAAAAACTTTTCTCGTAAGCCCAAGTTTTGCCACTCGGACATGCGAAAGATCCGCCAAGAAGAGGgcaagtctttaaggagttttatttccCGTTTCAACGCTGAAGCCATACAGGTAGAagagttaaatcatgagataacaTGTGAGATACTGAAGAAAGGGACCCATAAagtcaagttcatggattccttaAT
This window encodes:
- the LOC110600755 gene encoding small ubiquitin-related modifier 1; its protein translation is MSGVTTNQEEDKKPADQSAHINLKVKGQDGNEVFFRIKRSTQLKKLMNAYCDRQSVEMNSIAFLFDGRRLRGEQTPDELEMEDGDEIDAMLHQTGGAIA
- the LOC110602504 gene encoding endoglucanase 11, whose translation is MEDNHKKQQKFLLFFSFAAVLLPVCQSFNYTEALSKSLLYFESQRSGRLPYNQRVTWRHHSALTDGLEQGVDLVGGYYDAGDNVKFGLPMAFTVTMLAWGVIQYEKQMSDAGEYQHALEAIKWGTDYFIKAHTQPNVLWVQVGDGYTDHYCWQRPEDMTTSRQAYKVDEKNPGSDVAGETAAALAAASIVFRRTNPHYSYLLLHHAKELFEFGDKHRGKYDESVKAVKGYYPSVSGYKDELLWAALWLHKATDNEAYLMYVLENGYGFGGITWAISEFSWDVKYAGVQLIASMLLRDERQRKHKLILQKYRSKAEHYLCSCLHKNNATNVERTPGGLLHIRKWNNLQYVSTAAFLLTVYSDYLDASNQRLKCDQGMLTPQEIFSFAKSQVDYILGNNPMGMSYLVGYGLRYPLKVHHRGASIESYRGNKGFIGCTQGYDLWYSRQDPNPNVIVGAIVGGPNNKDEFWDERENYMQTEACTYNTATLVGVFAKLHRFEEEDL